Within Deinococcus actinosclerus, the genomic segment TGACGCGGGACGTGCAGCGCCTCCTGCACCCGCGCGAGGTGCCCGAAACGCGCGTGGAACGCGAACATCCCGGCCTGATCGCGGACGTCCGCGCCGTGCTGCACGAGCGGGGTGAGGTGCACCCCCGCGACGTGATCGCCGCGCTGGGCGCCCGGCGCGCCTCGAACTACTGGGGCGGGAACAGTCAGGCGACCACCCGCGCGCTCGACGCCCTGCACTACCGGGGCGAGGCGCGGATCGTGCGCCGCGACGGTGGCGTGCGCGTGTACGGGCTGGTCCCGCACCTGGACGCCCTGCGGGCCGATCCGCTCCCCACCCCGGACCGCCTGCGTGGGGTCGTGCACCTGCTCGCGCGGCTGTACGGTCCGCTGCCGGAGGCCAGCCTGCGCTACCTGACCAGTCTGTCCGGCTACGGCCTCCCGCACCTGCGCGCGGACCTGCGCAGCTCACTGCGGGACGCCCTGAAGGGCGAACTGGAGGGCGCCCGCGTGGACGGCGTGCCCTACGTGTGGGCACCGGGCGGGCATCCCGGTGACGCCGTGGCCCCGCGCGGCGTGCGGATCGTGAACCCCTTCGATCCGCTGGTGTGGGACCGCCGCCGCTTCGAGCACCTGCACGGCTGGGCGTACCGCTTCGAGGCCTACACGCCCGCCCCGAAGCGCACCATGGGGTACTACGCGCTGCCGCTGCTGCACGCGGGCCGCGCGGTCGGCTGGGCGAACCTGAGCGTCGGCGGCCTGAGTGTGGGCAGCGGCATCCTGAATGCCGAGATCGGTCTGCGGCCCGGCGTGCGGCGCACCGCCACGTTCGCGGCCGCGCTGGACCGCGAACTGGACCGCCACCGCGCGTTCCTGAACGCCGCTCAGGTCGCGGTGTCGTTCGACCACGCCTGAGCGGCGCGCTCCAGCGCCTCCGCCACGCCACCCGCCCCCGCAGACTTGCGCCGCAGGGTCTGCCGGGCGGTGGACAGCAGATTCAGGGCCAGCCCCGCCCGTTCCTGCGCCCGCAGCGCCGCCGGGGACAGGGGAAGCCCCGCCTGGGCCAGCGCGTCCGCGTAGACCGCCCGCAGGTCATCACCCAGCCGCGCGCGTTCACCGGCATCCAGCCGCAGCGCCAGCAGGTGTGCCAGATCCTCGCCCGGCACGCTGGGATGCACCTGCCCGTAATCGATCAGGACTGGCGTCCCATCTGCGCGCGACCACAGCACCTGCCCCGCGTGAATATCCCCGTGCACCAGCGTCCAGACCGGGGCGCCGCGCAGCAGCGCCGGAAGGGCCTGCGCGGCGTCCAGCAGGGCGTCCCGCTGCGCGGCAGGCAGGGCCAGCACCCGGGAATCGTCCAGCAGGCCCCGGACGTGATGGCGGTTCGCGACGTGCTCAGGGCGCCACACCCATTCCCCGCTCAGCGCCGCGCGGCCCGGCCCGGCCCAGTAGGCGTGCAGGGCCGCCAGCAGCCGCACCACGTCCCGCAGGCCCTCCTGACGCGCCGCGTCGTCCGTGAAGAACCCCCAGCCGGTCGTCGCGTCCGTCAGGTCCCGCATGAGCAGATGCGCCAGCGGCCGCTCGGGGCTGCGGGCCGCGTGCAGCAGCGGCGCGTACGGCACCGGGCAGCCCGGTGCGAGGTCGCGCAGGTAGGTTGCCTCCCGCTCCAGGCGCACGGCGGCCCGCGCGTCCCGCCACCCGGCCGGGAGGTACTTCAGGAACAGCGGCCCACCCGCCGACGCGTAACGGGCAAAGGCCGCGCCCTCACCCACCCACGATTCCCGCAGCCGCGCGCCGGGAAACTGCGCCCGCAGCGTGCGAGGCCACACGCGGGCGTCCACCGCCACCTCGCCGGACGGGGCGCGCAGGGCGTCTCGCAGCAGCGCGCCCAGCCCCATCAGCTCAACAGGGACACGAGGCCCAGCAGCGACCCGCCCGCCAGCGCCGCTCCCACCACGAACACGCCCAGGCAGCCCAGCGGCCCCCGGCGGCGCGCGCGGAAATGCCCGCCCTGCCCGTAGTGGTGCCGGTGCCCGTGACTGAACGACGAGCGGCTGTGGTGCCCCAGGAACCCGCCCCGGTGCCCGTGCCCGCTGCGACTGAAGGAAAACGATCCGATCGAGAATCCACTCATGCCCTGCACTACGCGGCCCGCAGCCCGAAAGTTGCGGGGCCCAGGCCGCGTCCAGCCAAGCGCGGCCTCCGGGGAACACGCCGGCGCGTATGATGGGCGCGATCATGACGGAACGGAAGTACTTCGGAACGGACGGCGTGCGCGCCGTCGCAGGCACCCATCCCCTCACGGCCAGCTGGGTCATGACCCTCGGCGCGGCCGCCGGGGAGGTCCTGAGGGGCAGCAACCCGCGCGCCACCGTGGTCATCGGCAAGGACACCCGCCAGAGCGGCGACATGCTGGAAGCCGCGCTGGCCGCCGGACTGACCAGCCGCGGCGTGAACGTCATCCACCTGGGCGTGCTGCCCACCCCCGGCGTGAGCTACCTGACCCGCCACCTGAAGGCCGACGCGGGCGTGGTCATCAGCGCCTCGCACAACCCCTACGAGGACAACGGCATCAAGTTCTTCGGCGCGGACGGCCAGAAGCTCAGCGACGCGACCGAACACGAGATCGAGGCCGCCATCGACCGCGTGCCCGACCTGTCCCCCGTGACCGGCGTGGACCTGGGCGGGGTCACGAACTACTCCGAGGCCGAGCGGCTGTACGTGAACTACCTCAAGGCCCTCGCCCCGGACCTGAGCGGCCTGCGCATCGCCATGGACTGTGCCAACGGCGCCGCGTACCGCGTGGGCCCCAAGGTCTTCCAGGCGGCCGGGGCGGACGTGTTCGCGGTGTATACCACCCCGGACGGCCGCAACATCAACCGCGGCTGCGGCAGCACCCACATGGACCACCTCCAGCGCATCGTGCGCGAAGGGAAGTATGACCTGGGAGTCGCCTTCGACGGGGACGCCGACCGCGCCCTGTTCGTGGACAGCCGCGGGAACGTCGTCCACGGCGACCACATGCTGCTGCTGAACGCCCGCGCGCGCGGCGAGACCGCTGTCGTGACCACCATCATGGCGAACATGGGCCTGGAGGTGAAACTCCGCGACGCGGGCATCCCGCTCGAACGCACCGCCGTGGGCGACCGCTACGTGCACGAACGCCTGCACAGCGGCGGGCTGCACCTGGGCGGCGAGCAGAGCGGCCACATTCTGTTCCTGGACGTGTCGCCCACCGGGGACGGCGTCCTGACCGCCCTGCTGACCCTGAAGAGCATGCAGCAGCTCGGCACCACCCTGGACGCCCTGCATGACGACCTCGTGATGTTCCCCCAGACGCTCGTGAACGTCCGCGTGGCCGACAAGAAGGCCATT encodes:
- a CDS encoding DNA glycosylase AlkZ-like family protein, encoding MSLTPADLRAAALRTLAPAPDVQAALSRLGFVQADPIRAPARAQDLTLMARVKDYRAGDLERLYPTLDAEEDIIPNYGFVTRDVQRLLHPREVPETRVEREHPGLIADVRAVLHERGEVHPRDVIAALGARRASNYWGGNSQATTRALDALHYRGEARIVRRDGGVRVYGLVPHLDALRADPLPTPDRLRGVVHLLARLYGPLPEASLRYLTSLSGYGLPHLRADLRSSLRDALKGELEGARVDGVPYVWAPGGHPGDAVAPRGVRIVNPFDPLVWDRRRFEHLHGWAYRFEAYTPAPKRTMGYYALPLLHAGRAVGWANLSVGGLSVGSGILNAEIGLRPGVRRTATFAAALDRELDRHRAFLNAAQVAVSFDHA
- the glmM gene encoding phosphoglucosamine mutase; the encoded protein is MTERKYFGTDGVRAVAGTHPLTASWVMTLGAAAGEVLRGSNPRATVVIGKDTRQSGDMLEAALAAGLTSRGVNVIHLGVLPTPGVSYLTRHLKADAGVVISASHNPYEDNGIKFFGADGQKLSDATEHEIEAAIDRVPDLSPVTGVDLGGVTNYSEAERLYVNYLKALAPDLSGLRIAMDCANGAAYRVGPKVFQAAGADVFAVYTTPDGRNINRGCGSTHMDHLQRIVREGKYDLGVAFDGDADRALFVDSRGNVVHGDHMLLLNARARGETAVVTTIMANMGLEVKLRDAGIPLERTAVGDRYVHERLHSGGLHLGGEQSGHILFLDVSPTGDGVLTALLTLKSMQQLGTTLDALHDDLVMFPQTLVNVRVADKKAIALDAEVRAAVDRAQERLHGKGRVNLRPSGTENLIRVMVEGQDEAEIHEIARELAGVVEARGARTV
- a CDS encoding phosphotransferase family protein gives rise to the protein MGLGALLRDALRAPSGEVAVDARVWPRTLRAQFPGARLRESWVGEGAAFARYASAGGPLFLKYLPAGWRDARAAVRLEREATYLRDLAPGCPVPYAPLLHAARSPERPLAHLLMRDLTDATTGWGFFTDDAARQEGLRDVVRLLAALHAYWAGPGRAALSGEWVWRPEHVANRHHVRGLLDDSRVLALPAAQRDALLDAAQALPALLRGAPVWTLVHGDIHAGQVLWSRADGTPVLIDYGQVHPSVPGEDLAHLLALRLDAGERARLGDDLRAVYADALAQAGLPLSPAALRAQERAGLALNLLSTARQTLRRKSAGAGGVAEALERAAQAWSNDTAT